A single Mus caroli chromosome 15, CAROLI_EIJ_v1.1, whole genome shotgun sequence DNA region contains:
- the Cyhr1 gene encoding cysteine and histidine-rich protein 1 isoform X1 → MSGAEEAGGGGPAAGPAGAVPAGVGVGAGPGAAAGPAAAALGEAAGPGIPDEAALAGARQLQEAAGDPDAPPKKRLRAAEAAEAAAAAVAAGSGKLEERLYSVLCCTVCLDLPKASVYQCTNGHLMCAGCFIHLLADARLKEEQATCPNCRCEISKSLCCRNLAVEKAVSELPSECGFCLRQFPRSLLERHQKEECQDRVTQCKYKRIGCPWHGPFHELTVHEAACAHPTKTGNELMEILDEMDQSHRKEMQLYNSIFSLLSFEKIGYTEVQFRPYRTDDFITRLYYETPRFTVLNQTWVLKARVNDSERNPNLSCKRTLSFQLLLKSKVTAPLECSFLLLKGPYDDVRISPVIYHFVFTNESNETDYVPLPIIDSVECNKLLAAKNINLRLFLFQIQK, encoded by the exons ATGTCCGGCGCCGAGGAGGCCGGCGGGGGTGGCCCGGCTGCAGGGCCCGCGGGTGCCGTGCCGGCCGGGGTCGGGGTAGGGGCCGGGCCTGGGGCTGCTGCGGGGCCGGCTGCGGCGGCTCTGGGCGAGGCGGCGGGGCCCGGGATCCCGGACGAGGCGGCCCTGGCCGGCGCTCGGCAGCTGCAAGAGGCGGCCGGCGACCCCGACGCGCCGCCCAAGAAGCGGCTGCGGGCGGCCGAGGCAgccgaggcggcggcggcggcggtggcagcGGGCAGTGGAAAGCTGGAGGAGCGTCTCTACTCGGTGCTGTGCTGCACCGTGTGCCTGGACCTGCCCAAGGCTTCCGTGTACCAG TGTACTAACGGTCACTTGATGTGCGCTGGCTGTTTTATCCACCTACTAGCAGATGCCCGGCTGAAGGAGGAGCAGGCCACATGTCCCAACTGTCGTTGTGAGATCAGTAAGAGCCTCTGCTGCCGGAACCTGGCTGTGGAGAAAGCTGTGAGCGAGCTGCCTTCAGAGTGTGGCTTCTGTCTGCGTCAGTTCCCTCGCTCCCTCCTAGAGAGGCACCAGaaagaggaatgccaggacag GGTGACGCAGTGCAAGTACAAGCGAATTGGCTGCCCGTGGCATGGCCCTTTCCATGAGCTGACAGTGCATGAAGCTGCGTGTGCTCACCCGACCAAGACAGGCAACGAGCTGATGGAGATCCTCGACGAGATGGACCAGAGCCACCGCAAGGAGATGCAGCTCTACAACAGCATCTTCAGCCTGCTCAGCTTTGAGAAGATCGGCTACACAG AAGTTCAGTTCCGGCCTTATCGCACTGACGACTTCATCACACGCCTGTACTATGAAACACCACGGTTCACAGTACTGAACCAGACATGGGTCCTGAAGGCTCGTGTGAATGACTCGGAGCGCAACCCCAACCTGTCGTGCAAGCGCACACTTTCCTTCCAGCTACTCCTCAAGAGCAAGGTCACAGCACCCCTGGAGTGCTCTTTTCTTCTGCTCAAGGGCCCATACGACGACGTGAGGATCAGTCCTGTTATCTACCACTTTGTCTTCACCAATGAGAGCAATGAGACAGACTATGTGCCGCTGCCCATCATCGACTCTGTGGAGTGCAACAAGCTGCTGGCCGCCAAGAACATTAACCTGCGGCTCTTCCTGTTCCAAATACAGAAGTAA
- the Cyhr1 gene encoding cysteine and histidine-rich protein 1 isoform X2, which produces MVSKPRTEWSTVLSHLVLAGVSLHAAVSSVQSSRGAAAGFLLQTFAAIIMLAPGPSTPEDCLAGAWVATVIGLPLLAFDFHWVNGDRSSANLLLGGGMVLAVAGDHLGPEGCSVAGQAVLLVVAVTILIVAVFTANTYGMWGGTLLGVAGLLSRLEEDRLLLLPKEDVCRWALAAGSWAYCRALHTQRLQWE; this is translated from the exons ATGGTTTCCAAACCCAGGACTGAATGGAGCACTGTCCTGTCCCACCTGGTGTTggcaggggtgtccctgcatgcAGCGGTGAGCTCTGTACAg TCCAGTCGAGGAGCAGCTGCTGGCTTCCTGCTCCAGACCTTTGCTGCCATCATTATGTTGGCCCCAGGGCCGAGCACGCCTGAAGACTGTCTCGCTGGAGCTTGGGTTGCCACAGTCATCGGtctgcctcttctggccttcgaTTTTCACTGGGTGAATGGGGACCGCTCTTCTGCCAACCTGCTTCTGGGAGGAGGCATGGTGCTGGCAGTGGCTGGTGATCACCTGGGCCCCGAAGGGTGCTCTGTCGCTGGGCAGGCAGTACTGCTAGTGGTTGCAGTGACTATCCTTATCGTGGCTGTTTTCACAGCTAACACTTACGGCATGTGGGGGGGTACCTTGCTGGGTGTGGCGGGCCTCTTGAGCCGGCTGGAAGAGGACAGGCTGCTACTGCTGCCAAAGGAGGATGTCTGTCGTTGGGCCCTGGCTGCAGGTAGTTGGGCCTATTGCCGGGCCCTGCACACACAGCGCCTGCAGTGGGAGTGA
- the Tonsl gene encoding tonsoku-like protein produces the protein MTLEQELRQLSKAKTRAQRNGQLREEAIYCHQLGELLASHGRFKEALEEHQQELHLLESVQDTLGCAVAHRKIGERLAEMENYSAALKHQHLYLDLAGSLSNHTELQRAWATIGRTHLDVYDHCQSRDSLLQAQAAFEKSLAIVDEKLEGMLTQRELSEMRTRLYLNLGLTCESLQQTALCNNYFKKSIFLAEQNHLYEDLFRARYNLGAIHWRGGQHSQAMRCLEGARECARAMKMRFMESECCMLVSQVLQDLGDFLAAKRALKKAYRLGSQKPNQRVTVCQSLKYVLAVIQLQQQLEEAESNDLQGAMAICEQLGDLFSKAGDFPKAAEAYQKQLHLAELLNRPDLELAVIHVSLATTLGDMKDHRKAVHHYEEELRLRKGNALEEAKTWFNIALSREEAGDAYELLAPCFQKAFCCAQQAQRFQLQRQILQHLYTVQLKLQPQEAGDTEIRLQELSMAKDTEEEEEEEEEEEEEASEAPETSELELSESEDDADGLSQQLEEDEELQGCVGRRKVNKWNRRNDMGETLLHRACIEGQLRRVQDLVKQGHPLNPRDYCGWTPLHEACNYGHLEIVRFLLDHGAAVDDPGGQGCDGITPLHDALNCGHFEVAELLIERGASVTLRTRKGLSPLETLQQWVKLYFRDLDLETRQKAATMERRLQMASSGQASRSSPALQAIPCNHLFDPETSPPSSPCPEPSLYTPRPPEASPAPAKVFLEETVSAMSRPRKTRHRPTSSSSSSEDEDSPSPCRPSQKRLRHTTQQGEVKIPDPPKSRETATSSACQAAYQAAIRGVGSAQSRRLVPSLPRGSEEVPAPKTALIPEEEYLAGEWLEVDTPLTRSGRPSTSVSDYERCPARPRTRVKQSRLTSLDGWCARTQAGDGSLTAEPVENPSVPRTSGPNKENCAAGQPLLLVQPPPIRVRVQIQDNLFLIPVPQSDVRPVAWLTEQAAQRYFQTCGLLPRLILRKDGALLAPQDPIPDVLQSNDEVLAEVTSWDLPPLKDRYRRACLSLGQGEHQQVLQAMDHQSSSPSFSACSLALCQAQLTPLLRALKLHTALRELRLAGNRLGDACATELLATLGTTPNLVLLDLSSNHLGQEGLRQLVEGSSGQAALQNLEELDLSMNPLGDGCGQALASLLRACPMLSTLRLQACGFSPSFFLSHQAALGGAFQDAVHLKTLSLSYNLLGAPALARVLQTLPACTLERLELSSVAASKSNSGIIEPVIKYLTKEGCALAHLTLSANCLGDKAVRELSRCLPCCPSLTSLDLSANPEVSCASLEELLSALQERSQGLSFLGLSGCSIQGPLNSDLWDKIFVQLQELQLCTKDLSTKDRDSLSQRLPGGACILDQGSKLFFKCL, from the exons ATGACCCTGGAACAGGAGCTTCGCC AGCTGAGCAAGGCCAAGACCAGGGCCCAGAGGAATGGACAGCTGCGCGAGGAGGCGATCTACTGCCACCAGCTGGGGGAGCTGCTGGCTAGCCACG GCCGCTTCAAGGAGGCTTTGGAGGAGCACCAGCAGGAACTACATCTGCTAGAGAGCGTCCAGGACACTCTGGGCTGCGCTGTGGCCCACCGCAAGATTGGAGAGCGGCTGGCTGAAATGGAGAATTACTCTGCTGCTCTGAAG CACCAGCATCTCTACCTGGATCTGGCTGGTTCCCTGTCCAACCACACTGAACTACAGCGAGCCTGGGCCACCATTGGCCGCACCCATCTGGATGTATATGACCACTGCCAATCAAGAGATTCCTTGTTGCAGGCACAGGCTGCCTTTGAGAAGAGCTTGGCTATTGTGGATGAGAAACTAGAGG GGATGCTGACCCAGCGGGAACTGAGTGAGATGAGGACCCGTCTCTACCTCAATCTGGGCCTCACCTGTGAAAGCCTGCAACAGACAGCTCTATGCAACAACTACTTCAAAAAGAGCATCTTTCTTGCTGA GCAGAATCATCTCTATGAAGATCTGTTCCGGGCCCGATACAACCTGGGTGCCATCCACTGGCGCGGAGGGCAGCACTCTCAGGCCATGCGCTGCTTAGAAGGGGCCCGGGAATGTGCCCGTGCTATGAAGATGAGATTCATGGAGAGTGAATGTTGCATGCTAGTGTCCCAG gTGCTCCAAGATCTGGGGGACTTCTTAGCTGCCAAACGAGCCCTGAAGAAGGCCTATAGGTTGGGCTCTCAGAAGCCTAACCAGAGAGTGACTGTCTGTCAGAGTCTCAAGTATG TATTGGCAGTGatccagctgcagcagcagctggaaGAGGCCGAGAGCAATGATCTTCAAGGTGCCATGGCTATCTGTGAACAGTTGGGGGACCTTTTCTCCAAAGCGGGTGACTTTCCCAAGGCAGCTGAGGCTTACCAGAAGCAG CTGCACTTGGCTGAGCTGCTGAACAGACCAGACCTGGAGCTGGCTGTTATCCACGTCTCCCTGGCCACCACACTAGGAGACATGAAGGATCACCGCAAGGCTGTGCACCACTATGAGGAAGAACTGAGGCTGCGCAAGGGCAACGCTCTGGAG GAAGCTAAGACTTGGTTCAACATTGCCCTGTCACGTGAGGAAGCTGGAGATGCATACGAGCTGCTAGCTCCATGCTTCCAGAAGGCTTTTTGCTGTGCCCAGCAGGCCCAGCGATTCCAGCTGCAG AGGCAGATCTTACAGCACCTTTATACCGTGCAACTAAAGTTGCAGCCACAAGAAGCCGGTGACACTGAAATCAGACTGCAGGAACTGAGCATGGcaaaagacacagaggaagaggaggaggaagaggaggaagaagaggaagaagccagTGAGGCCCCAGAGACCAGTGAACTGGAACTCTCAGAGAGCG AGGATGATGCTGACGGCCTGTCTCAGcagctggaagaagatgaggagctTCAGGGCTGTGTGGGCCGGCGGAAGGTAAACAAG TGGAACCGGCGCAATGACATGGGAGAGACCCTGCTGCACCGAGCTTGCATTGAAGGCCAACTGCGTCGTGTCCAGGATCTTGTGAAGCAG GGCCATCCCCTGAATCCCCGAGACTACTGCGGCTGGACCCCTCTCCATGAAGCATGCAACTATGGGCATCTTG agatTGTGCGCTTCCTTCTGGACCATGGAGCAGCAGTGGATGACCCAGGTGGCCAGGGGTGTGATGGCATCACCCCCCTGCATGACGCCCTCAACTGTGGCCACTTTGAGGTAGCTGAACTACTCATCGAGCGAGGGGCATCCGTGACTCTCCGTACCAGGAAG GGCCTCAGCCCACTGGAGACACTGCAGCAGTGGGTGAAGTTGTACTTCAGGGACCTTGACCTTGAGACAAGACAGAAGGCAGCGACCATGGAGAGGAGGCTCCAGATGGCCTCCTCAGGTCAAG CTTCCCGCAGCTCCCCTGCCCTCCAGGCCATTCCATGTAACCATCTATTTGACCCTGAGACCTCTCCTCCCTCAAGCCCCTGTCCAGAACCCTCCTTATATACTCCTAGACCTCCAGAGGCCTCTCCGGCCCCTGCTAAGGTCTTTCTGGAGGAAACTGTGTCTGCCATGTCCCGACCTCGAAAGACCAGGCACAGACCAaccagcagcagtagcagctcAGAGGATGAGGATTCCCCAAGTCCCTGCAGGCCATCGCAGAAAAGACTGAGACATACCACACAGCAGGGTGAAGTCAAGATTCCTGACCCACCCAAAAGTAGAGAGACAGCCACGTCAAGTGCTTGCCAGGCCGCTTACCAAGCGGCCATCCGAGGCGTGGGTAGTGCCCAGAGCCGTCGCTTGGTGCCTAGCCTGCCTCGGGGCTCAGAGGAAGTCCCTGCCCCCAAGACAGCACTCATTCCCGAGGAGGAATACCTGGCTGGGGAATGGCTGGAGGTAGATACACCTCTGACCCGCAGCGGCAGGCCCAGCACCTCGGTGTCAGACTATGAACGATGCCCTGCAAGGCCCCGGACCCGTGTCAAGCAGAGTCGCCTGACAAGTCTTGATGGTTGGTGTGCACGGACTCAAGCAGGAGATGGTAGCTTGACTGCAGAGCCTGTGGAGAACCCCAGCGTGCCTAGGACCTCAGGACCCAACAAGGAAAATTGTGCAGCAGGCCAGCCTTTG CTTCTGGTCCAGCCCCCTCCCATCCGGGTTCGAGTTCAAATTCAGGATAACCTTTTCCTCATCCCCGTCCCCCAGAG TGACGTCCGGCCCGTGGCTTGGCTCACAGAGCAAGCCGCCCAGCGCTACTTCCAAACATGTGGGCTGCTCCCAAGGCTCATTCTGCGGAAGGATGGCGCACTGCTGGCCCCGCAGGACCCCATCCCTGATGTGCTGCAGAGCAACGATGAG GTGTTAGCTGAAGTAACTTCGTGGGACCTTCCTCCGCTAAAGGACCGCTACCGCAGGGCCTGCCTGAGCCTGGGACAAG GGGAGCACCAGCAAGTGCTGCAGGCCATGGACCACCAGAGTTCCAGCCCTTCCTTTAGTGCCTGCTCCCTGGCCTTGTGCCAAGCCCAGCTCACACCCCTGCTGAGGGCCCTCAAGTTACACACAGCACTCCGGGAGCTACGCCTTGCGGGGAACCGACTAGGTGATGCCTGTGCTACCGAGCTGCTGGCCACCCTGGGCACCACGCCTAACCTGGTCCTCCTCGATCTCTCTTCAAATCACTTGGGCCAGGAAGGTTTGCGTCAGCTTGTGGAAGGCTCCTCGGGCCAGGCTGCTTTGCAG AACTTGGAGGAGCTGGACTTGAGTATGAACCCACTAGGAGATGGCTGTGGTCAGGCCCTGGCCTCCCTTCTGCGGGCCTGCCCCATGCTCAGCACCCTGCGCCTACAGGCCTGTGGCTTCAGCCCCAGTTTCTTCCTGAGCCACCAGGCTGCCCTGGGTGGTGCCTTCCAAG ATGCTGTGCACCTGAAAACCTTGTCCTTATCGTACAATCTGCTCGGCGCTCCTGCCCTGGCGAGGGTGCTGCAGACCTTACCCGCCTGTACCCTCGAACGTCTGGAGCTGAGCTCTGTGGCAGCCAGCAAGAGCAACTCGGGTATCATAGAGCCTGTTATCAAATACTTGACCAAG GAAGGCTGTGCTCTGGCCCACCTAACCCTGTCTGCAAACTGCCTGGGTGACAAGGCCGTGAGAGAACTGAGCAG ATGTCTCCCTTGCTGCCCCTCACTCACTTCTCTGGACCTGTCTGCCAACCCCGAGGTCAGCTGTGCCAGTCTAGAGGAGCTCTTGTCTGCCCTCCAAGAGCGGTCCCAAGGCCTCAGCTTCCTTGGCCTATCAG
- the Cyhr1 gene encoding cysteine and histidine-rich protein 1 isoform X3 — protein MVSKPRTEWSTVLSHLVLAGVSLHAAVSSVQCTNGHLMCAGCFIHLLADARLKEEQATCPNCRCEISKSLCCRNLAVEKAVSELPSECGFCLRQFPRSLLERHQKEECQDRVTQCKYKRIGCPWHGPFHELTVHEAACAHPTKTGNELMEILDEMDQSHRKEMQLYNSIFSLLSFEKIGYTEVQFRPYRTDDFITRLYYETPRFTVLNQTWVLKARVNDSERNPNLSCKRTLSFQLLLKSKVTAPLECSFLLLKGPYDDVRISPVIYHFVFTNESNETDYVPLPIIDSVECNKLLAAKNINLRLFLFQIQK, from the exons ATGGTTTCCAAACCCAGGACTGAATGGAGCACTGTCCTGTCCCACCTGGTGTTggcaggggtgtccctgcatgcAGCGGTGAGCTCTGTACAg TGTACTAACGGTCACTTGATGTGCGCTGGCTGTTTTATCCACCTACTAGCAGATGCCCGGCTGAAGGAGGAGCAGGCCACATGTCCCAACTGTCGTTGTGAGATCAGTAAGAGCCTCTGCTGCCGGAACCTGGCTGTGGAGAAAGCTGTGAGCGAGCTGCCTTCAGAGTGTGGCTTCTGTCTGCGTCAGTTCCCTCGCTCCCTCCTAGAGAGGCACCAGaaagaggaatgccaggacag GGTGACGCAGTGCAAGTACAAGCGAATTGGCTGCCCGTGGCATGGCCCTTTCCATGAGCTGACAGTGCATGAAGCTGCGTGTGCTCACCCGACCAAGACAGGCAACGAGCTGATGGAGATCCTCGACGAGATGGACCAGAGCCACCGCAAGGAGATGCAGCTCTACAACAGCATCTTCAGCCTGCTCAGCTTTGAGAAGATCGGCTACACAG AAGTTCAGTTCCGGCCTTATCGCACTGACGACTTCATCACACGCCTGTACTATGAAACACCACGGTTCACAGTACTGAACCAGACATGGGTCCTGAAGGCTCGTGTGAATGACTCGGAGCGCAACCCCAACCTGTCGTGCAAGCGCACACTTTCCTTCCAGCTACTCCTCAAGAGCAAGGTCACAGCACCCCTGGAGTGCTCTTTTCTTCTGCTCAAGGGCCCATACGACGACGTGAGGATCAGTCCTGTTATCTACCACTTTGTCTTCACCAATGAGAGCAATGAGACAGACTATGTGCCGCTGCCCATCATCGACTCTGTGGAGTGCAACAAGCTGCTGGCCGCCAAGAACATTAACCTGCGGCTCTTCCTGTTCCAAATACAGAAGTAA